A window of the Lagenorhynchus albirostris chromosome 1, mLagAlb1.1, whole genome shotgun sequence genome harbors these coding sequences:
- the SLC51B gene encoding organic solute transporter subunit beta: MGYNEELTGAPPGTEVPQELLEEMLWYFRVEDATPWNSSMFVLVAVVVVISIVFLRRNTQAKRNQKRLSPEKQTPEVLYLAEARNKDDNNLTILRETLLSEKPKLAQVEVDVKDSDVPPVILPDPRESES, from the exons ATGGGCTACAATGAGGAGCTTACTGGAGCCCCACCTGGCACCGAGGTGCCTCAGGAGCTGCTGGAAGAAATGCTTTGGTATTTTCGTGTAGAAGATG CAACTCCTTGGAATAGTTCCATGTTTGTCCTGGTGGCCGTGGTGGTCGTGATAAGCATTGTCTTCTTGAGAAGGAACACCCAGGCAAAAAG AAATCAAAAGAGGCTGTCACCAGAAAAACAAACTCCAGAAGTCCTGTACTTGGCCGAGGCCAGAAACAAAGATGACAACAACCTGACCATCCTAAGAGAGACTTTGCTCTCAGAAAAGCCAAAGTTGGCCCAGGTTGAAGTGGACGTAAAAGACAGTGATGTGCCGCCAGTCATTCTTCCGGACCCCCGAGAATCTGAGAGCTAG